The sequence below is a genomic window from Providencia rettgeri.
TCCCGCTGAATTTCCAGGCCCCCATAAAACGGTTTGAGGGCCTTTAATCATATTCAGCACATCAAAGTTTTCGGGTGAAATATAAGAAGTAGGTGCATCCATACGAGAAGGACATGCACCTAACATCTCACTATCATTAGTTAAAATACGTAAACGTGAGCCAAACATGCCGCGAAAAACAGGATCACCGTTAGTTCCTCCGTTACGGATTTGTGAAAAACCAGGAATAGTTTTGAGATAATCAGAACCATCACTTGCAGGAACTGGCTGTCTTGGTGTTTTAGGGGATGTCGTAATAGTTAATGGTGAATCGACTGGCGCAGTGACAATCATCACTGAACTCTCCGAGATTGGGCTTTGATTCACTTCAGTTTTAGCGACAGTAGATGCCGTAAAAATCGCGCTAATGACCAATGTCGCAATAGGAGTCACTTTGAAGATTTGTGTGTTCATTTTTGACCTGTTTCTTAGAAAATAGATGCTACTTTCACCGCTTAAATGACAAACACATTTCCAGCCCCCACAGATGAACCACTTAAAAATCAAGAAATTCAAGATGAGCAAAAACGCTTTGCACTATGACGGCAAAAATAACCATTAATTAATTTGTAAAATTCACAATCTTAAGAAATCAGGAGGTCGGAGGGGCTCGAGCGAAATGTAATGACCAAGGTCTAAATAATCTAATTTGAACGTAACACTCAAAGGGAATAAATAGCGTCAGTCTAGCGAATTGCCGAATAACCGCAGCAATAAATAAGATAAGAAACGGAAAGTGGATCAATAACTGGCAGTAGCCACATGCAATGTCTTCCATCGGTGATTGCCCGATCCCTGTCATTAACATATGGTTCATTGGTGTTGAAACGTCACAATTTTCAGGCATCAGCATACCTTGATGCGAATGCATCGAATGTTCTGCCGTTGATGGAGGCTCCATTGCATTATGAGAATTAGGGCTTATGCAGTGTTCCATCAGCCTCATCGATTGAGAGAACAATGGAGCAATAAACAGCATAGCCACAGCCAATAATGCAAGGTAGGCAGCAAATTGTCTGATTGAAGTGCGCAGGTGCAACGTTTTTCCGTCATCTATGTACGAATTTATAGCGCGGGATTGTATCTTATTTGAAAGTGTGTTGTTATTAATTTTCACAATTAATGTTAAGTGAAGCGCAGCAAAACATGCAAAAGACGAAAAAACAGACAATTATCCATTAAAATCAATCCATTGATTAACATTACCATTCTCAATATAACAGAATGAAATCAAAGTAAATAACAAACTCATTATTTACTTTGATATTATTTGGCGATTAACCATCTACCCTAGTGATTTAGATGAGAGCATTTTGTGTTAACCATTACCTTGGTTATCTCTTCTTTAGTTTGAATTGGCTTGAGTTTATCCAGTTCAATCCAAACTGTTTTGGTTGATTGAAATCGGTTATCTGGCATCAAACCACTCAATTTAATCTGTAAGTATTGCTCTTTTTCTTTATCACTAACACCTTGTTTAAATTCTTCATAAGCAACCATATATTTTTTTACTTCCTTACCAACTAACCCTTTTTTGAAAGTGACCAAAATTTTATAGCTAAGCTTTTCGTTAAGAAAATTTTTAACCACATCGGGGAGTGATTGATATGCGGCAATTTTGTCGTCTTTTGCTTTTTGAATATATTGTGGGCCTCTTAGAGCCTGATTTGGCTGATAATTAGGTTGCGATCTTGCTAACCCCCCCTTTTGAACCGGTGTCCTGTAGGAGCGATTTAGATTGTTTGGCTCCGAAATCGACCGATTTAAAGCCAATGCCCCAGATATATTTTTTTTATGAATATTTGAAGGCTCTGAATAGGCGTGCCTTAAAGTAAAAAGCCGAGTGGGAATTTTTGACCCACTCAAGTCAATCTGCTTTTTTTTAATACTTCCAGCAAATTTATTTAATTTTAGCTGCTGATTCACAAGCTTTGTTTTAACTTCTTTATTTAATGGGAGTTTATTCAAATCGGGTATGACTGGATGAGAGATTTTGGTTAGATGAAAATTACTTATTAATTGGGTGGGCATATTGCTTCCTTTTATCTAGTTATAAATTCAAACTATATTAAAAGAATTGATATCAGCCATCTTTAACAAACCGAAGTAATCAAAATCGTGGATTGTAATATGAAAGGCTGTGCTATACAGGCGAGCACCTGTATAACACAATCAGTGAAGAAACTTACTTATCGGATGGCAAGCCTTTCTTTTCATGTACCATCATTAATGCCTGCTCAACACTACGCTCGATAATCGGCCGACGTTGGTCATTTTCTGGCAGCAGTTTTAACATCATTTGCCAAGCAGAAATGGCTTCCGCGTAACGTTCTTGCTCAAATGCATTGAATGCAAAAATACTCAACGCTTTCACATTAGTGCGGTCTTCTGCGATCAGCTTTTTAAGTAATTCCGCACCTTGGCGGTTATCTTCAGGATCAGAAGAGCGCGTCAAAACCTCCGCATACCCCATCACTACATTTTCATTTTTAGGGGCTAGGCGATAAGCGCGGCCATAGGCATCGGTTGCCATAGTCGCATTTCCCAACACCATACCAATACGGCCTAGCATTTCCCACGCTTCGACATTTTGCGGGTCTTCCTGCAATCGAGTGCGTAACCCTAAAGCAAGGTGTTCCATTTCCGCATTATTGAGTGGCGGCTCAGATGGATCTAGCGCTCTGTCTAACAAAGCAGGAGCTTGTTGATAGGCATTATTCCAATCGGCCACTTTCCCGTAACTACCGACCTGATAATAAGCCCCACCCGCAACACCTAACGCAATGATAAACCCGGGTAAATAAACCCAATTGCTAGTGCGAGAGGCCTCAGGTAATGCTTCCTCATCCCCCTGCTCAACCTGTTTTAATCTAACGCGTTTTTTAGAACGGGCAAAAATGATCCAGCCGCCTACCGCTATCGCAACAAACGGTAACCCCCATAGCATCACCGTGAGCGGTGTCAGTGGTGGGTTATAAGTGACGAAGTAACCATAGCGAGCAACCATATAATCAACGATTTCATCGCGGTTTTTACCTTCTTTCATTAACTCATACACTTTTTGTCGCAAATCCAGTGCAATCATTGAGTTAGAATCCGCAATACTGTTGTTTTGGCATTTAGGACAACGTAGCTCTTCCGTTAATTTACGAAATTGCTGCTCTTGCTGTTCATTATCGAAAGTAAACACTTCCGTCGATGCATATGTCACCGTTGCGCTTAACGCTAACATCAATAAACCCAATAAATACCTCATTGGTTCGCCTCCTGATTATAGCGCTCCCAAAGGGGTTTAAATTCTTTTTCCCAAACGCGCTCGTCCATTGCCCCTGCGTGACGATAACGGATCACACCATTGCCATCAATTAAGAAGGTTTCAGGTGCACCATATACCCCTAAATCAAGGCCTAACATACCTTCACCATCAAATAAACTTAGAGCATAAGGGTTACCCAACTCACGTAACCACACAATGGCTTTATCCCGTTTATCTTTATAATTCAACCCGACCACTCGAACACCTTGTGCAGACAATTTATTCAAATATTGATGCTCTGCACGGCATGTTGGGCACCATGTCGCCCAAACATTCAACAAAATAGGTTGCCCTTGTGTTAATACATCGGATTCGTAGTGCTGCCCCGGATTTTCAAGTGATTCAAGGCGAAAAACAGGCACTGGCTTACCAATTAACGCGGATTCTAATAAGCGAGGATCATCTCCTTCCGCATTGCGCATCAATTGCCATAACAGAACCGCAGCAATTCCTGCAAAAATAATAAAAGGAATTAGGAAGACTTTGCGGTTCATGCTGTTTCCCCTTGTAATTTACGACGACGATAACGTGGGTCAAACAAACAAAATAACGCACCGATAGCCATTAACACACCACCAGACCAGATCCAACGAACAAACGGTTTATAATACAAACGCATCGTCCACGTATCTTTCGCGACTTCCTCACCCAATGCCGCATATAAATCGCGAGTAAAACCGCCATCAATCGCGGCTTCAGTCATAACAGCTCGGCTAACGCTATAAAAACGTTTTTCAGGCATTAAAACACCGATGACTTTGTCTTTCTCTTTCACTGAAATACTACCAATAACGCCTTGATAATTAGGGCCATCAGCCTCTTTTACGCCATTAAATACAAAGGTATAAGCACGAATTGAAATGCTATCGCCCGGCTTCATTTTCACATCACGCTCAATACTGTAATTTTGGCTAAAGGCAATACCGACGATAGTTACCGCTAAACCTAAGTGAGCCAGTACCATACCCCAGTAACTTGGCGTGAGCTTGATTTTCTTACTGATGCGCACTCGCATTTCCGCAAATGCAAGAATGGCTATCCAACACGCCATCATTAAGCCGACAACCGTCAGCGCTTCTACCCTATCTTCCATCAGTAATGGCAGGGCAAAAGAGAGAATAACAGTTAATACCGTTGCAATGATTAATAATTTTTTGATGGCGGCAGGACGGTCACGCCCCCAACGTACAAGTGGACCAATCCCCAGTAACAAGGCAAATGGCACCATCAATGCTATAAACATGGTATTAAAGAATGGTTCACCAATAGAAATCGTGCCAAGGCCAATTTGTTTATGAACCAAGGGTAGCAATGTACCGAGTAACACGACTAACATCGCTGCTGTTAGGATAACGTTATTACCCAATAACATAGATTCACGCGACCATAAGGCATTGTTCACCCTTGAACGTACCTTGTGCCCACGCAGTGCAAACACCAGTAAAGAGCCGCCAATCACTAACACCATGAAGGCTAAGATGAATAACCCTCGAGATGGGTCTGAGGCGAAGGCGTGTACAGAAACTAATACCCCCGAGCGAACCAAGAACGTCCCGAGTAAACACAATGAGAAAGCAAAAATCGATAATAATAGTGACCATGCTTTAAACGTGGCTCGCTGCTCAGTGACGGAGAGTGAGTGGATCAATGCCGTTCCCACTAACCATGGCATAAAGGAGGCGTTTTCTACTGGATCCCAGAACCACCAGCCTCCCCAACCTAATTCATAATAGGCCCATGCGGAACCTAACATGATCCCCAACGTTAAAAAGAACCAGGCTGCCATCGTCCAAGGGCGAGCAAAGCGCGTGAAGGAGCTATCTAACCGGCCACTTAACAATGCCGCAATCGCAAAGGCAAATGCCACTGAGAAGCCGACATAGCCCATATATAACAATGGTGGATGGAAAATCAGCCCAGGGTCTTGCAGCAATGGATTGAGGTCACGCCCTTCTATCGGAAAGGCGGGCAGCGTGCGAGAAAATGGATTTGACGTAAAGATGATAAACAGTAAAAAACCCACGCTAACCATCCCCATGACCGCTAAAACACGGGCGACAATGTCGAGAGGCATTCGGTAACTGCAAATTGCCACCGCAAATGTCCAGCCACTCATTAATAATACCCAAAGTAATAATGAGCCTTCATGAGCTCCCCATGTTGCCGCAACACGGTACCAAATCGGCAATTGCGTATTAGAGTTATTGGCAACATAAGTGACTGAGAAATCATTAACAACAAAGGCATTCACTAATACTAGGAATGCCCCGGTGACGCAGAGAAAAAGTAACCATGCTAATGGACGTGATGATGCCATTAAACGTGCATCATTACGTGCTACTCCCCAGAGCGGGTAAAAAGACAGCAAAACAGCGAGACCTAACGCCAAGCACAGTAAAACGCTACCAATTTCCGGGATCATGATGCGTTGTCCTTATAGGCAGCAGCTGGCCTGCGGTGGTTTTCCTGCATCGCTTTTTCAACTTCTGGCGGCGTGTAGTTTTCATCATGTTTCGCAAGGACTTCTTTCGCTAAAATATGATTATTCTCTTGTAATTCGCCTTGAACAACGACACCTTGCCCTTCTTTGAATAAGTCAGGCAAAATTCCGTGATAGCTGACGTCCACTTCACCTTCGGCATCATAAACCGTAAAAGTGATATTGACAGCATTAGAGACAGGGTCAGAATCGCGTACCACACTGCCTGGCATCACCATACCGCCAACGCGCAAACGTTGTCCAACTTCAGGAACTTGCTGAGTTTCCCGCTTACCGTAGAGGATTTCACCGGGGGTATAAAACAAGTCAATACTTGAGCGCAATGCGTAGAGAATCAATGCGAGGGTTAACCCCACGCCAACCAATATGGAACAGATCAACCAAAGTCGGTTACGACGACGAATATTCACACACCCTCCCTACGCGCTCTTGCTGCTTTTTGCCTGACTTCACGAGCTTGCTGTTGAATAATGGCATTTATTATCATTTTTCTTTGTATGTATGTATGCAAACAGAGTAACAAAATAGGTATTAATGTCAGCGCAACCGCCAGCCATACATAAAAACCATAGCCGCCCATCGCCCAAAACTCACTCCAAGATGCAAATGCGCTAGTCATGATTGATGTCCTTTTTTATTCACAATATCTAATACCCATGGGCGGTTACGTTCTAACATCAATAATTGGCTACGTAAACGGATCAACGTTAATGAGATAAAGAGAAATAGGTAACCAAGAATAGCTAAACGTAATGGGGTACGCATAGCTGGATCAATACTTTCTTGCATACGCGTTGAAGGTTGATGCAAGGTTTGCCACCATTCAACTGAATAATGAATGATAGGTAGGTTAATCACGCCAATTAAGACTAGAATCGCAGCGGCCTTGCCTGCGGTGCGACGATCATCAAAAGCATGCCATAAAGCGATAATCCCCACATACAGAAAAAATAGAATTAATTCAGAGGTTAAACGTGCATCCCATACCCACCATGCTCCCCACATGGGTTTACCCCATGTCGCTCCCGTAACCAATGCGATAAAGGTAAATACCGCCCCGACAGGCGCCATTGCCGCTATCGCCAACTCAGAGACTTTCATTTGCCATACGAGACCGACAAAAGCGGTGATTGCCATGGTGGCATAGATCCCCATTGACCACATTGCAGCAGGCACATGGATATACATAATACGATAACTTTGGCTTTGGACTTTATCGGTTGGCGCAAAACCAAATCCCCAAATCCATCCCACCGCTAAACAAATTACACTCAATATAATAAACCACGGTATTAGGCGCCCACATAGCCGATAAAGGTTGGCTGGAATGGCAAGTTGATGAAGCTTTTTCCACATAGTTTAATTACCCTGATTTATTATATTGTTAGTAAATGCTGCGTGACAGAATCATACAATACACATTACAAAAGCAAATATATTGATTTAACACAAATATAACTTAGGCTGATCATACTCAAACGCATAACCAGCCTATTTATTGGTCACTACTTATAATTCATCGGAATAACTCATCATAAAATGATTACCTTGAATTAAAAGCCAGGTTCAACTTCACGCATGTCTGGCAACTTATGGGCGATCCCTTTATGGCAATCAATACAGGTTTTGCCATCCGTGATGGCTTGGTCATGCATTTTAGCTGCAACCCCTTTTTGTGCCGTGAAGTCCATATATTCAAAGTTATGGCAGTTACGGCACTCTTGTGAGTCGTTATTTTTCATTCGCCGCCACTCACTTTGCGCCATCGCTAACCGATGGTCCTCAAATTTTTGTGGCGTGTCGATGATGCCAAAAATTTTCCCGTATAACTCCTTGCTCGCTTGAATTTTACGCACCATTTTGGGGCCGAACTCATGCGGTACGTGACAATCTGGGCAAGTTGCACGGACACCACTACGGTTAGTATAGTGAATAGTATCCATATATTCTTCATAGACATTCTCACGCATTTCATGGCAGCTAATACAGAACTCTTCCGTATTGGCCATTTCCATACCCGTATTGAAGCCGCCCCAGAAGATAACACCACTCACAAAACCAATCAGTAATAAGGTTCCTAACGCTAAACGACTTGGCCTACGCCACCACCGCCATACTCGGCCAATTAACCCAAACAAACCCTTTTTCTTCGGCTTGTCATCATGTGTTTGTTTATCATTGTTATTTGACATAATTCCCCCTTATTTCCCAAAACCTTTGGATGGGGTAAATGTGTTATCAACAATCGGTGCTGTGTCTGATTGCGGCACGTGGCACTGTAGACAGAAGTAGCGGTTTGGTGCGACTTCACCAAGGACTTTGCCTGTTGCATCCATAAAGTGCGTTGGGCTAACTCTAGGTGCCCCTGTGGTACGATAATTTTCCACGCCATGGCATTGCAAACAACGATTAGTATTAGTGGTAATTTGATAACCTTCAACACTATGTGGGATCATTGGTGGCTGATTCACATAGTTTAATGCCATTCTTTCTTGCTCTTTCGGAATATGAATGCTTCCTTCTGACGTACCGGATACTTCTGGTGATTGGGTCAGGTCTACACCATTAGCAGCCCAAACAAGACTGCTTACAACAAAGGCCATTCCAGCCACCCAACGGCTGATCGTCTTTTTCAGGACAGGATTTTTCATGATTTTGCTCCCGAACTCCATCTTAGTGTTATTTTAAAAACATCCTCAGAACAAACATCGATGCAACGACCGCAAGTAATACAATCTTTATCGGATATCTGCGCTGGAGCTTGTTTATCTAGGACCGGTGCGCGCAGAACTTGCGGCTCCGGGCAAATGTGGAAACAGTCCATACAACGGCTACAGTTTTCTTTATTTTCCGCTGTAACAACTAATGCGCCTTTACACCCAGCTACGCCATATAGCGCACCTAATGGGCAAAGGTGACCGCACCAACCATGTTCCACAACGAGTAAATCGAATAAAAACAGTGCAACTAAAACCAATGCACCGCTGCCAAAACCAAAAATTAAACTGCGCCCCATTAATGAAACAGGATTAAGCCATTCCCAAAGTAAGGTGCCTGTGATCGCAGAGCCGATCAGGATCACCACCAGCAAGACATAGCGAATATTGCGCGGTATAGTTGCAGACTGGTTAAAATCAAACTTGCGTCTTAACCACGCCGCCGCATCCGTCACTGGGTTTACAGGGCAGACCCAACTGCAGAAAATACGCTTACCCAACAGTGCATAAACCCCGAATACGATAGCCGCCCCAACTAATGCGGAGATCCCCGGTAAGTAACCACTTGCTAAGCTCTCTAAAGTAATTAAAGGATCAGTCAAAGGTACGGTGTCTAACAATAAACTACTGCTGTAGTTACCCTTTAAAATCCACACCCCAAACCATGGCCCACTCAAGAACATCGCTAACACCAGCAATTGGCTTATGCGTCTAAACACCAACCATTTGTGGCTTTGCCACCAGCCTTTTTTTGCCTGAGCTTCACGTCCGGCATCACGTTTACGATTCGCCATTGTTACCCTCCAGCCAACCAAAGCGGTAATGGTGACCTAACTCACCTTTTGCTAACGACCTTGGTAATACCTTGATAGCCGCCTCTTCCAATACACAAGCCTGTTCACATTTACCGCAGCCCGTGCAGTAGTTGCTATTGACTGTGGGTAAGAAGCGCGCGTGCTTACCCGTTCGGTGGTTTTGTTCCAGTTCCAATGTGATAGCTTCATCAATCAGTGGACATACGCGGTAACATACATCACACCTTAACCCTTGAAAGTTAAGGCAGTTTTCCTGATCGAGTAAAACAGCTAACCCCATGCGTGCATCATTAATCGACTCAATGTCTTTATCTAATGCACCACTTGGGCAAACCTTAGCGCAAGGAATGTCCTCACACATTTCACACGGCTTTTCTCGGGCGATAAAGTACGGCGTTCCTGAAGCCAAACCGGATGCCAATGTCGCTAATTTCAACATGTCATACGGGCAGGCTTGAACACATTGCCCACAACGGACACATGCACTGGCAAATGTTTTTTCATCAAGGGCACCCGGCGGGCGGAGCTTGACGCCACTCGCACGGGAAGTTTGTTGCTGAAGCCCCAGCACCACACCAACAGCCGCCACCCCACCCGCAGTGCGGGCGACATCGCGTAAAAAGCGACGACGGCTGTTCTGGGACTTAGCCTGTTGAGACTTAGCTTTCTGGGGCATGAGCAATTACACCTTTTCCAGTTTAACGGCACATTTTTTGTAATCCGTTTCTTTTGAAAGCGGATCGGTTGCATCCAGTGTTAAGTTATTCACTAGCTGCGCAGCGTCAAAGAACGCCATGTAAACTAAGCCTTTTGGTGGTCTATTACGGCCACGAGTTTCAACAATTGTGGTCACATCACCACGTCGTGAAACTACTTTGACTTTATCACCACGGCGTAAGCCTCTCTCTTTTGCATCAATTGGATGAATAAACACAAGAGACTCAGGGAAAGCACGATGTAGTTCAGGAACACGACGTGTCATACTACCGGTGTGCCAATGTTCTAATACACGACCTGTTGATAGCCATAAGTCATATTCTTTATCTGGCGATTCCGCAGCAGGCTCAAATGGCAGCGCAAAAATTACTGCTTTACCATCGGGTTTACCGTAGAATTGATAACCCGCGCCAGCCTTGACGTAAGGGTCATTTCCTTCGCTATAACGCCACTGAGTCTCTTTGCCATCAACCACTGGCCAACGGATCCCGCGTGCTTTGTGATAGTCATCAAAATCAGCCAAGTCATGACCATGACCGCGACCAAAGCCCGCGTACTCTTCGAATAACCCTTTTTGTAAGTAGAAACCTAACTCACGTGATTCATCGTTAAGTTGGTCTTCCGCCAACTCGCTCACAGGGAACTTTGTCACCGCTTGGTTAGCAAATAGCACGTCATACAACGTTTTACCGCGCAATTCAGGTTTTTTCGCGAGTAACTCTTCAGGCCACACTTCATCCGTTGTAAAGCGTTTAGAAAACAACACCATCTGCATTAAGTCAGATTTCGCTTCACCTGGAGCTTTAACTTGCTGGCGCCAAAATTGGGTACGACGTTCTGCGTTACCGTAAGCGCCTTCTTTTTCTACCCACATTGCCGTCGGTAAAATCAAGTCAGCGGCTAACGCACTGACCGTTGGATAGGGGTCAGAAACCACAATAAAGTTGCGAGGGTCACGCCAACCCGGCATGCGTTCTTCATTGATATTTGGGCCAGCTTGCATATTGTTGTTACACATAACCCAGTAGAAATTCAATTTACCGTCTTTTAGAGCACGGTCTTGGGCAACGGCGTGTAAACCCACTTTTTCAGGGATGGTCCCAGCAGGTAGTCCCCAAACGCCTTCTACTTTCTCGCGGTGTTTTTCATTAGTCACCACCATGTCCGCAGGTAAACGGTGCGAGAACGTACCTACTTCACGAGCTGTACCACACGCTGATGGCTGGCCTGTTAATGAGAACGGCCCACAACCCGGTTGAGAAATTTTCCCTGTCAGTAAGTGCAGGTTATACGCTAAGTTATTCGCCCAAACACCACGAGTGTGCTGGTTAAAGCCCATGGT
It includes:
- a CDS encoding DUF2946 domain-containing protein, producing the protein MHLRTSIRQFAAYLALLAVAMLFIAPLFSQSMRLMEHCISPNSHNAMEPPSTAEHSMHSHQGMLMPENCDVSTPMNHMLMTGIGQSPMEDIACGYCQLLIHFPFLILFIAAVIRQFARLTLFIPFECYVQIRLFRPWSLHFARAPPTS
- a CDS encoding cytochrome c-type biogenesis protein CcmH → MRYLLGLLMLALSATVTYASTEVFTFDNEQQEQQFRKLTEELRCPKCQNNSIADSNSMIALDLRQKVYELMKEGKNRDEIVDYMVARYGYFVTYNPPLTPLTVMLWGLPFVAIAVGGWIIFARSKKRVRLKQVEQGDEEALPEASRTSNWVYLPGFIIALGVAGGAYYQVGSYGKVADWNNAYQQAPALLDRALDPSEPPLNNAEMEHLALGLRTRLQEDPQNVEAWEMLGRIGMVLGNATMATDAYGRAYRLAPKNENVVMGYAEVLTRSSDPEDNRQGAELLKKLIAEDRTNVKALSIFAFNAFEQERYAEAISAWQMMLKLLPENDQRRPIIERSVEQALMMVHEKKGLPSDK
- the dsbE gene encoding thiol:disulfide interchange protein DsbE, which gives rise to MNRKVFLIPFIIFAGIAAVLLWQLMRNAEGDDPRLLESALIGKPVPVFRLESLENPGQHYESDVLTQGQPILLNVWATWCPTCRAEHQYLNKLSAQGVRVVGLNYKDKRDKAIVWLRELGNPYALSLFDGEGMLGLDLGVYGAPETFLIDGNGVIRYRHAGAMDERVWEKEFKPLWERYNQEANQ
- a CDS encoding heme lyase CcmF/NrfE family subunit, translating into MIPEIGSVLLCLALGLAVLLSFYPLWGVARNDARLMASSRPLAWLLFLCVTGAFLVLVNAFVVNDFSVTYVANNSNTQLPIWYRVAATWGAHEGSLLLWVLLMSGWTFAVAICSYRMPLDIVARVLAVMGMVSVGFLLFIIFTSNPFSRTLPAFPIEGRDLNPLLQDPGLIFHPPLLYMGYVGFSVAFAFAIAALLSGRLDSSFTRFARPWTMAAWFFLTLGIMLGSAWAYYELGWGGWWFWDPVENASFMPWLVGTALIHSLSVTEQRATFKAWSLLLSIFAFSLCLLGTFLVRSGVLVSVHAFASDPSRGLFILAFMVLVIGGSLLVFALRGHKVRSRVNNALWSRESMLLGNNVILTAAMLVVLLGTLLPLVHKQIGLGTISIGEPFFNTMFIALMVPFALLLGIGPLVRWGRDRPAAIKKLLIIATVLTVILSFALPLLMEDRVEALTVVGLMMACWIAILAFAEMRVRISKKIKLTPSYWGMVLAHLGLAVTIVGIAFSQNYSIERDVKMKPGDSISIRAYTFVFNGVKEADGPNYQGVIGSISVKEKDKVIGVLMPEKRFYSVSRAVMTEAAIDGGFTRDLYAALGEEVAKDTWTMRLYYKPFVRWIWSGGVLMAIGALFCLFDPRYRRRKLQGETA
- the ccmE gene encoding cytochrome c maturation protein CcmE encodes the protein MNIRRRNRLWLICSILVGVGLTLALILYALRSSIDLFYTPGEILYGKRETQQVPEVGQRLRVGGMVMPGSVVRDSDPVSNAVNITFTVYDAEGEVDVSYHGILPDLFKEGQGVVVQGELQENNHILAKEVLAKHDENYTPPEVEKAMQENHRRPAAAYKDNAS
- the ccmD gene encoding heme exporter protein CcmD, which produces MTSAFASWSEFWAMGGYGFYVWLAVALTLIPILLLCLHTYIQRKMIINAIIQQQAREVRQKAARARREGV
- a CDS encoding heme ABC transporter permease translates to MWKKLHQLAIPANLYRLCGRLIPWFIILSVICLAVGWIWGFGFAPTDKVQSQSYRIMYIHVPAAMWSMGIYATMAITAFVGLVWQMKVSELAIAAMAPVGAVFTFIALVTGATWGKPMWGAWWVWDARLTSELILFFLYVGIIALWHAFDDRRTAGKAAAILVLIGVINLPIIHYSVEWWQTLHQPSTRMQESIDPAMRTPLRLAILGYLFLFISLTLIRLRSQLLMLERNRPWVLDIVNKKGHQS
- the napC gene encoding cytochrome c-type protein NapC; translated protein: MSNNNDKQTHDDKPKKKGLFGLIGRVWRWWRRPSRLALGTLLLIGFVSGVIFWGGFNTGMEMANTEEFCISCHEMRENVYEEYMDTIHYTNRSGVRATCPDCHVPHEFGPKMVRKIQASKELYGKIFGIIDTPQKFEDHRLAMAQSEWRRMKNNDSQECRNCHNFEYMDFTAQKGVAAKMHDQAITDGKTCIDCHKGIAHKLPDMREVEPGF
- the napB gene encoding nitrate reductase cytochrome c-type subunit, whose translation is MKNPVLKKTISRWVAGMAFVVSSLVWAANGVDLTQSPEVSGTSEGSIHIPKEQERMALNYVNQPPMIPHSVEGYQITTNTNRCLQCHGVENYRTTGAPRVSPTHFMDATGKVLGEVAPNRYFCLQCHVPQSDTAPIVDNTFTPSKGFGK
- the napH gene encoding quinol dehydrogenase ferredoxin subunit NapH, with product MANRKRDAGREAQAKKGWWQSHKWLVFRRISQLLVLAMFLSGPWFGVWILKGNYSSSLLLDTVPLTDPLITLESLASGYLPGISALVGAAIVFGVYALLGKRIFCSWVCPVNPVTDAAAWLRRKFDFNQSATIPRNIRYVLLVVILIGSAITGTLLWEWLNPVSLMGRSLIFGFGSGALVLVALFLFDLLVVEHGWCGHLCPLGALYGVAGCKGALVVTAENKENCSRCMDCFHICPEPQVLRAPVLDKQAPAQISDKDCITCGRCIDVCSEDVFKITLRWSSGAKS
- the napG gene encoding ferredoxin-type protein NapG, whose translation is MPQKAKSQQAKSQNSRRRFLRDVARTAGGVAAVGVVLGLQQQTSRASGVKLRPPGALDEKTFASACVRCGQCVQACPYDMLKLATLASGLASGTPYFIAREKPCEMCEDIPCAKVCPSGALDKDIESINDARMGLAVLLDQENCLNFQGLRCDVCYRVCPLIDEAITLELEQNHRTGKHARFLPTVNSNYCTGCGKCEQACVLEEAAIKVLPRSLAKGELGHHYRFGWLEGNNGES
- the napA gene encoding nitrate reductase catalytic subunit NapA; its protein translation is MKLSRRSFMKANAIAAAAAAAGIGAPSIAKAVVGQQESIKWDKAPCRFCGTGCGVLVGTQNGRIVASQGDPEAPVNRGLNCIKGYFLPKIMYGKDRLTQPMLRMKDGEYDKNGEFTPITWEQAFDVMEEKVKTTLKEKGPEGIGMFGSGQWTVWEGYAASKLFKGGFRSNNLDPNARHCMASAVVGFMRTFGMDEPMGCYDDIEHADAFVLWGSNMAEMHPILWSRITNRRLSNPEVRVAVLSTFKHRSFELADNGIVFTPQSDLVILNYIANYIIQNNAVNQEFLDKHVNLRRGATDIGYGLRPTHPLEQNAKNAGSDASEPMTWDEYKAFVAEYTLDKTAEMTGVPKDQLEELAKLYADPKTKVVSYWTMGFNQHTRGVWANNLAYNLHLLTGKISQPGCGPFSLTGQPSACGTAREVGTFSHRLPADMVVTNEKHREKVEGVWGLPAGTIPEKVGLHAVAQDRALKDGKLNFYWVMCNNNMQAGPNINEERMPGWRDPRNFIVVSDPYPTVSALAADLILPTAMWVEKEGAYGNAERRTQFWRQQVKAPGEAKSDLMQMVLFSKRFTTDEVWPEELLAKKPELRGKTLYDVLFANQAVTKFPVSELAEDQLNDESRELGFYLQKGLFEEYAGFGRGHGHDLADFDDYHKARGIRWPVVDGKETQWRYSEGNDPYVKAGAGYQFYGKPDGKAVIFALPFEPAAESPDKEYDLWLSTGRVLEHWHTGSMTRRVPELHRAFPESLVFIHPIDAKERGLRRGDKVKVVSRRGDVTTIVETRGRNRPPKGLVYMAFFDAAQLVNNLTLDATDPLSKETDYKKCAVKLEKV